A single window of Methylacidimicrobium sp. AP8 DNA harbors:
- a CDS encoding NAD(P)/FAD-dependent oxidoreductase: MPHYTYLIIGGGMTADAAVRGIREIDPNGPIGLLTAEPELPYNRPPLSKGLWKGEALDSIWCRTPEAGVVFHRSCTARSLDLSSKTVTAENGTTFSFDKLLLATGGDARRLPTPSTKILYYRTLADYRKLRAWSEAEERICVLGGGFIGSEIAAALALNGKRVTLLFAEAGIGGRIFPEALSLFLNEYYRKKGVEVLPRQTVSAIEEQQGLLHIHLGQGSLSVGALVAGIGISPNVGLAKDARLEVDNGIVVDEYLRTGHADVYAAGDVAAFFQPALGQRLRFEHEDNARQMGLVAGRNMAGHAAKYDHIPFFYSDLFDFGYEAVGLLDLRLEIFCDWKEEFHTGVVYYLDRRRVRGVLLWNVWGQVDAARALLAEPGPFQPADLRGRIPF; encoded by the coding sequence ATGCCCCACTATACTTACCTGATCATCGGCGGAGGGATGACGGCCGATGCGGCCGTTCGCGGAATCCGGGAAATCGATCCGAACGGGCCCATAGGGCTGCTCACCGCGGAGCCCGAGCTCCCCTACAATCGGCCGCCCCTCTCCAAGGGGCTCTGGAAGGGGGAGGCTCTCGATTCAATCTGGTGCCGCACGCCCGAGGCGGGAGTCGTCTTTCACCGCAGCTGCACCGCCCGCTCCCTGGACCTTTCGTCCAAGACGGTCACCGCAGAAAACGGGACGACCTTCTCCTTCGATAAGCTGCTGCTGGCAACAGGAGGCGACGCACGCCGCCTCCCCACGCCGAGCACGAAAATCCTCTATTATCGTACGCTGGCCGATTACCGGAAGCTCCGTGCCTGGAGCGAAGCCGAGGAGAGAATTTGCGTGCTCGGCGGAGGCTTCATCGGCTCGGAAATCGCGGCCGCCTTGGCCCTCAACGGCAAGCGCGTGACCCTCCTTTTTGCGGAGGCGGGAATCGGCGGCAGGATCTTCCCCGAAGCGCTATCTCTTTTCCTCAATGAATACTACCGCAAGAAGGGTGTCGAGGTGCTCCCCCGGCAGACGGTCTCCGCGATCGAGGAGCAACAAGGCCTCCTGCACATCCATCTCGGCCAAGGGAGCCTTTCGGTGGGAGCCCTGGTCGCGGGCATCGGCATATCGCCGAACGTAGGACTGGCCAAGGATGCCCGCCTCGAGGTCGATAACGGCATCGTGGTCGACGAGTATCTCCGCACTGGTCACGCCGACGTCTACGCGGCGGGAGACGTAGCCGCATTTTTCCAACCCGCCCTCGGGCAGCGGCTCCGCTTCGAGCACGAGGACAACGCGCGCCAGATGGGCCTCGTGGCCGGCCGCAACATGGCCGGCCATGCGGCGAAATACGATCACATCCCTTTCTTCTATTCGGATCTTTTCGATTTCGGCTACGAGGCCGTCGGCCTGCTCGATCTCCGGCTCGAGATCTTCTGCGACTGGAAGGAAGAGTTTCACACGGGGGTCGTGTATTACCTGGACCGCCGGCGGGTCCGCGGAGTGCTCCTCTGGAACGTCTGGGGACAGGTCGATGCAGCTCGGGCGCTTCTCGCCGAGCCCGGGCCGTTCCAGCCCGCCGACCTCCGCGGGCGGATCCCGTTCTAG
- a CDS encoding radical SAM protein: MVASRPDPPPAEAAVVVNEIFHSIQGESSFAGEPCVFIRLTGCDLRCRWCDTEYAFFEGKRMPLSRLLPEVQRFGCRLVELTGGEPLLQKNSRLLLRQLCDAGYTVLLETSGAHSIAGVDPRVHRIVDCKCPSSGESSRNLPANFDLLGPRDEVKFVIGTEEDYRWARDRLHNAPWVNRVRAIHFSPVHGELPLETLAGWLLRDRLPVRLGFQLHKFIWSPDRRGV; the protein is encoded by the coding sequence ATGGTTGCCTCCCGACCCGACCCGCCCCCGGCGGAAGCGGCGGTCGTAGTCAACGAGATCTTCCACAGTATCCAGGGGGAGAGCAGCTTCGCCGGCGAGCCGTGCGTCTTCATCCGGCTGACGGGATGCGATCTCCGCTGCCGCTGGTGCGACACGGAGTACGCCTTTTTCGAGGGGAAGCGGATGCCGCTGAGCCGGCTCTTGCCGGAGGTGCAGCGCTTCGGCTGCCGACTCGTCGAGCTGACCGGCGGAGAGCCCCTCCTGCAGAAGAACAGCCGCCTTCTCCTCCGGCAGCTTTGCGATGCGGGCTACACCGTTCTCCTGGAAACCAGCGGCGCCCACTCGATCGCCGGGGTCGACCCGCGAGTGCACCGCATCGTCGATTGCAAGTGCCCTTCCAGCGGCGAGTCCTCCCGGAACCTGCCCGCCAACTTCGACCTCCTGGGGCCGCGCGACGAGGTGAAGTTCGTGATCGGCACCGAAGAGGACTACCGGTGGGCCCGAGACCGGCTGCACAACGCGCCCTGGGTGAACCGGGTGCGCGCCATCCACTTTTCGCCGGTGCACGGAGAACTTCCATTGGAGACCCTAGCCGGCTGGCTACTCCGTGACCGGCTGCCCGTCCGCTTGGGTTTCCAGCTTCACAAGTTTATCTGGTCCCCCGACCGCCGGGGCGTTTAG
- a CDS encoding PDZ domain-containing protein, whose amino-acid sequence MSARDRQSRWSMLLPRLLLCWSSITIASFGQEAEGPLLTNPPIIAVFPVEDGPDGVHFRYPVAINDLTVVHPQEKLRTLYVKPELEEKVEEAQHNQEHKEAAYSRKPMPDPLSLTPAERALEKFTRTVWPSKTTFLQALEVLNGSDIRLIYERGERKEVRDEPVSLPAGLLLASIDGRITVLAVQPGQKGERGGFQPGDRIITVQGEPFTGSLEEFLEIYRRANLGRRTGEIPSLRFTVFREGHAEPVAVSLPLPPSLQESLLDFPPAMGHGRSE is encoded by the coding sequence ATGAGCGCGCGGGACCGGCAGAGCCGTTGGTCGATGCTCCTCCCCCGTCTGCTCCTGTGTTGGAGCTCGATTACGATTGCCAGCTTCGGGCAGGAGGCCGAAGGGCCGCTGTTGACCAACCCGCCAATCATCGCCGTCTTCCCTGTGGAGGACGGACCGGATGGGGTGCACTTCCGCTATCCGGTTGCGATCAACGATCTGACCGTGGTCCACCCGCAGGAAAAGCTCCGGACCCTCTACGTGAAGCCCGAGCTTGAGGAAAAAGTGGAGGAAGCCCAGCACAATCAGGAGCATAAGGAGGCGGCCTACTCCCGGAAGCCTATGCCCGATCCCTTGAGCCTAACTCCGGCGGAGCGCGCCTTGGAAAAGTTCACTCGGACGGTCTGGCCTTCCAAGACGACCTTTCTCCAGGCGCTCGAGGTCTTGAACGGTTCGGACATCCGCTTGATCTACGAGCGGGGCGAACGGAAGGAGGTCCGCGACGAGCCGGTCAGCCTGCCCGCCGGCCTTCTGCTGGCTTCGATCGATGGGCGGATTACGGTCCTCGCTGTCCAGCCGGGTCAAAAAGGAGAGCGCGGCGGCTTTCAGCCGGGAGACCGGATCATCACGGTCCAGGGAGAACCATTTACCGGATCGCTGGAGGAATTCCTGGAAATCTATCGGAGAGCCAATCTCGGGCGGAGGACCGGAGAGATCCCCTCGCTCCGCTTCACTGTCTTCCGGGAGGGGCATGCGGAGCCGGTGGCCGTCTCGCTTCCCCTGCCTCCCAGCTTGCAAGAGAGTCTCCTGGATTTTCCCCCGGCTATGGGACATGGACGCTCGGAGTGA
- a CDS encoding DUF167 domain-containing protein, with the protein MKARTADAAAARRNRLAVRVVPNARKSEVAGWIDGVLRVRLQAPAVEGRANEELIRFLAELFGTRRSQIVILRGEKSRDKLVEIEGWDRTEPRLELAASGAMRRATRAASAGGKG; encoded by the coding sequence ATGAAGGCGAGGACGGCGGATGCGGCGGCGGCCCGTCGGAACCGTTTGGCCGTCCGGGTCGTTCCCAATGCGCGCAAGAGTGAAGTCGCCGGATGGATCGACGGGGTCCTGCGGGTGCGGCTCCAAGCGCCCGCCGTGGAAGGCCGGGCCAACGAGGAGCTGATTCGATTCCTGGCGGAGTTGTTCGGAACGCGCAGATCGCAGATCGTGATCCTGCGGGGAGAAAAATCGCGGGACAAATTGGTCGAAATCGAAGGATGGGACCGGACGGAGCCGAGGCTCGAGCTGGCTGCAAGCGGCGCGATGCGCCGGGCGACGCGCGCCGCGAGTGCGGGAGGCAAGGGATGA
- a CDS encoding aldo/keto reductase yields the protein MQLQELGKTGLRVFPLGLGAAEIGFLDIGQAAAAELLHFAVDHGVNVIDTAAAYKTSEERIGKALGPRRRQCVLVSKCGWGEGGEDDPASWTAGQIECSIDRSLRRLRTDHIDVMLLHSCDRAVLERGEALAALQRAQEAGKVRFLGYSGDVEAAAFACRLDGIAVIETSINLCDQANIDVVLPAARQAGIGVLAKRPLANGAWRPWEEIAQPYREYARPYVDRFRALGITLAELGVEEMGWAEIFLRFVLSQPGVHVALAGSVRLGHLFANLEAARRGPLPEALVACLRRAFAQAERRAGERWEALR from the coding sequence ATGCAGCTCCAAGAGCTTGGCAAAACCGGGCTTCGGGTTTTTCCGCTCGGACTGGGAGCGGCCGAAATCGGCTTTCTGGACATCGGGCAGGCGGCGGCCGCCGAGCTGCTCCATTTCGCCGTCGATCACGGAGTCAACGTGATTGACACGGCGGCCGCCTACAAGACCTCGGAAGAGCGGATCGGGAAGGCGCTCGGTCCGCGACGGCGGCAGTGCGTGCTTGTCTCCAAGTGCGGTTGGGGAGAGGGAGGAGAGGACGATCCGGCATCCTGGACGGCGGGCCAGATCGAGTGCTCGATCGACCGGTCGCTCCGGCGTCTGCGGACCGACCATATCGACGTGATGCTCCTCCATTCCTGCGACCGGGCGGTTCTCGAGCGCGGCGAGGCCTTGGCGGCCCTGCAGCGGGCGCAGGAAGCGGGCAAGGTGCGGTTCCTCGGCTATTCGGGCGATGTCGAGGCCGCCGCATTCGCCTGCCGGCTGGACGGGATCGCCGTCATCGAAACCAGCATCAATCTCTGCGACCAGGCGAACATCGACGTCGTGCTGCCCGCGGCCCGCCAAGCCGGTATCGGCGTCCTTGCCAAGCGCCCGCTGGCCAACGGGGCCTGGCGGCCGTGGGAGGAGATCGCCCAGCCGTACCGCGAATATGCGCGTCCCTACGTCGATCGCTTCCGGGCGCTGGGAATCACCCTGGCCGAGCTGGGGGTCGAGGAGATGGGATGGGCGGAAATCTTCCTCCGCTTTGTACTCTCCCAGCCGGGAGTTCATGTCGCTCTGGCCGGGAGCGTTCGCTTGGGGCATCTTTTTGCGAACCTGGAGGCCGCCCGCCGCGGGCCCCTGCCCGAAGCGCTGGTGGCTTGCCTGCGCCGCGCGTTCGCCCAAGCCGAGCGGCGGGCGGGCGAACGGTGGGAGGCTCTGCGATGA
- the queD gene encoding 6-carboxytetrahydropterin synthase QueD, which translates to MRVTLEKDFGFEAAQQLPSFPEGHKCRRLHGHSFQVRVAVTGEVDPASGILYDHARISRAIEPLLAQLDHRLLNEIPGLENPTIESMARWFWERLEPLLPGLSRITICETPQVRCHYDGPSRS; encoded by the coding sequence ATGCGCGTAACCCTGGAGAAGGATTTCGGCTTCGAGGCAGCGCAGCAACTACCCTCCTTTCCCGAAGGCCACAAGTGCCGCCGGCTGCACGGCCACAGTTTCCAAGTCCGCGTCGCGGTCACGGGCGAGGTCGATCCCGCGTCCGGGATTCTCTATGATCATGCCCGCATCTCCCGGGCGATCGAGCCGTTGTTGGCTCAGCTCGATCACCGGCTGCTCAACGAGATTCCCGGCCTCGAGAATCCAACCATCGAATCGATGGCCCGCTGGTTCTGGGAACGGCTCGAACCGCTCCTCCCGGGCCTTTCCCGGATCACGATTTGCGAAACGCCCCAGGTGCGCTGTCATTATGACGGCCCGAGCCGGTCCTGA
- the lysS gene encoding lysine--tRNA ligase, whose translation MNESEATSELLRLRREKLAAWRSRGVDPFGHAFPGTQPIEKILEDFTEGREARLAGRLLSIREMGKSIFAHVQDANSKIQVYANVQSVGERFADLKLLDLGDIVGIDGECFRTKTGEKTVRIRSFVLLSKSLRPLPSKWHGLHDVEARYRQRYLDLIMNPEVREVFRKRIRIVREIRRFLEERGFLEVETPMMQPVPGGAAATPFSTFHEALGIPLYLRIAPELYLKRLLVGGFEKIFELNRNFRNEGISRKHNPEFTMLEAYWAYADYSRMAELLESLICHLARTVCGTLRLPSPGGGFPPIDLTPPWPRKRFADCLREATGTDWFALSPGERRKRAGALGVELHPEAEDIDVTRHTFEKLVEARTAGPLFVTHLPTELVPLARQNRDDASVVDVFELIIGGQEIAPGYSELNDPIVQRERLEHQAGQERQKIDEEFLTAIEYGMPPAGGIGMGIDRLTMLMAGKDSIREVILFPLLRPKETL comes from the coding sequence ATGAACGAAAGCGAAGCGACAAGCGAGCTGCTCCGCCTGCGCCGGGAGAAGCTCGCCGCCTGGCGGAGCCGCGGCGTCGACCCTTTCGGCCATGCCTTCCCCGGCACCCAGCCGATCGAGAAGATCCTGGAGGACTTTACCGAGGGACGCGAAGCCCGATTGGCGGGCCGACTCCTGTCGATTCGGGAAATGGGCAAGAGCATCTTCGCCCACGTTCAGGATGCGAACAGCAAGATCCAGGTCTACGCCAACGTCCAATCGGTGGGAGAGCGATTCGCCGACCTCAAGCTTCTCGACCTGGGCGACATCGTCGGGATCGACGGAGAGTGCTTCCGGACGAAGACCGGGGAGAAGACCGTGCGGATCCGCAGCTTCGTCCTTCTCTCCAAGTCCCTTCGCCCCCTCCCCTCGAAGTGGCACGGGCTGCACGACGTGGAGGCGCGCTACCGCCAGCGCTATCTCGATCTGATCATGAATCCCGAGGTCCGCGAAGTCTTCCGCAAGAGGATCCGGATCGTCCGCGAAATCCGCCGCTTCCTCGAAGAGCGCGGCTTCCTCGAGGTGGAAACGCCGATGATGCAACCGGTTCCCGGTGGCGCCGCCGCCACCCCGTTCTCCACCTTCCACGAGGCCTTAGGCATTCCGCTCTATCTCCGGATCGCGCCGGAGCTCTATCTCAAGCGACTGCTCGTCGGAGGCTTCGAAAAGATCTTCGAGCTCAACAGGAACTTTCGGAACGAAGGGATCTCCCGCAAGCACAACCCGGAGTTCACGATGCTGGAGGCCTACTGGGCCTACGCGGACTACTCGCGGATGGCGGAGCTGCTCGAATCGCTGATCTGCCATCTGGCCCGAACCGTCTGCGGAACCCTCCGCCTCCCTTCGCCGGGTGGAGGCTTTCCGCCGATCGACCTGACCCCGCCCTGGCCGAGAAAGCGGTTCGCCGACTGCCTTCGGGAAGCGACGGGGACGGACTGGTTCGCCCTCTCCCCGGGCGAACGCCGCAAGCGGGCCGGAGCCCTGGGGGTCGAGCTGCATCCCGAGGCCGAGGATATCGATGTGACCCGGCACACCTTCGAAAAGCTGGTCGAGGCCCGGACCGCCGGACCTCTCTTCGTGACCCATCTTCCCACGGAGCTTGTTCCCCTAGCCCGGCAAAACCGGGATGACGCGTCGGTGGTCGACGTCTTCGAGCTGATCATCGGAGGGCAGGAAATCGCCCCTGGATACAGCGAGCTCAACGATCCGATCGTCCAGCGCGAGCGGCTCGAGCACCAAGCGGGGCAAGAGAGACAAAAGATCGACGAAGAGTTCCTCACCGCCATAGAATACGGGATGCCCCCGGCCGGAGGCATCGGCATGGGCATCGACCGCCTGACGATGCTTATGGCCGGAAAGGACTCAATCCGGGAGGTGATCCTCTTCCCCCTGCTCCGCCCCAAGGAGACTCTCTAG
- a CDS encoding O-acetyl-ADP-ribose deacetylase, with the protein MDLPLARIEILSGDITRLPVDAVVNAANSSLSGGGGVDGAIHRAAGPELREECRGLGGCPVGKAKVTKGYRLPAKWVIHAVGPIWQGGSQGEDAALASCYREALGIAAALSARSIAFPAISTGAYRFPADRAADIALTEIARFLVFHPLPEKVLLVCFRDDTLLACQKAYARLREGGWTA; encoded by the coding sequence ATGGATCTCCCGCTCGCTCGAATCGAGATTCTCTCCGGGGATATCACCCGGCTCCCGGTGGATGCGGTGGTCAATGCGGCCAATTCCAGCCTGTCCGGCGGAGGTGGGGTCGACGGAGCGATACACCGGGCCGCGGGCCCGGAGCTGCGGGAAGAATGCCGCGGGCTCGGCGGCTGCCCGGTGGGCAAGGCGAAGGTGACCAAAGGATATCGGCTTCCCGCCAAGTGGGTGATCCACGCCGTGGGGCCGATCTGGCAAGGGGGATCGCAAGGAGAAGACGCCGCGCTGGCCAGCTGCTACCGCGAGGCACTCGGCATCGCCGCGGCGCTCTCCGCCCGCTCGATCGCCTTTCCGGCCATCAGCACCGGAGCCTATCGCTTTCCGGCCGACCGGGCCGCCGACATCGCGCTGACAGAGATCGCACGCTTTCTCGTCTTCCATCCGCTTCCGGAAAAGGTCCTTCTGGTCTGCTTCCGCGACGACACCCTGCTCGCGTGCCAGAAGGCCTACGCCCGGCTCCGCGAGGGAGGATGGACCGCATGA
- a CDS encoding tetratricopeptide repeat protein, translated as MNPFPRPSALRGLLPPLGHRFGARFFCRLDAVAATAGPPSGGGEISSEDRQESERAAERGDAGAQYRLGAAHLEGLGFEPDREEAEAWLEKAAAQGEAEAKEELSQLEEKASRPSVR; from the coding sequence ATGAATCCCTTCCCGCGGCCTTCGGCGCTCCGGGGCCTTCTCCCTCCTTTGGGTCACCGGTTCGGTGCTCGTTTTTTTTGCCGCCTCGATGCGGTGGCGGCGACCGCCGGCCCTCCGTCGGGAGGAGGGGAAATCAGCTCTGAAGATCGGCAAGAGTCGGAGCGGGCCGCGGAGCGCGGAGACGCGGGTGCGCAATACCGATTGGGCGCAGCGCACCTGGAGGGGCTGGGGTTCGAGCCGGATCGGGAAGAGGCGGAAGCCTGGCTCGAGAAGGCGGCCGCCCAGGGAGAAGCTGAGGCCAAGGAAGAGCTTTCCCAGTTGGAGGAAAAGGCTTCGCGGCCTTCGGTCCGCTAG
- a CDS encoding 3-deoxy-7-phosphoheptulonate synthase, translated as MFPIQNLRVRAVERLVSPRVLKGSLPLTAVANQTVYRSRLTIQQILSGEDKRFLVIVGPCSIHDPVAALEYARCLRSLQDELAGELFLVMRAYFEKPRTTLGWKGLINDPFLDGSCNIQEGLRLARKLLLEINEMGLPTASEFLDAITPQYIDDLVSWAAIGARTTESQLHREMASGLSMPVGFKNGTDGSLQIAVDALGAALHPHSFVGIDQEGVTSVIRTSGNPWGHVVLRGGHKRSNYDPESIQEVCTRLSKAGLPQRVIVDCSHANSAKRPAVQEAVLANILEQRIRGTTAIIGAMLESNLFEGSQRIPEDRAQLRYGVSVTDPCLSWDTTEKLLRRSSLRLQEARSVES; from the coding sequence ATGTTTCCGATCCAGAACCTGCGCGTTCGCGCCGTCGAGCGCTTGGTCTCGCCGCGCGTCCTCAAGGGAAGTCTTCCCCTGACCGCGGTCGCGAACCAGACCGTGTATCGGAGCCGCCTTACCATCCAGCAGATCCTGTCGGGGGAGGACAAGCGGTTTCTGGTGATCGTCGGCCCTTGCTCGATCCACGATCCGGTGGCGGCCTTGGAATATGCCCGTTGCCTTCGTTCCCTGCAGGACGAGCTCGCCGGGGAGCTTTTTCTGGTGATGCGCGCCTATTTTGAAAAGCCGAGGACGACGCTCGGCTGGAAGGGCCTCATCAACGACCCCTTTCTCGACGGCTCCTGCAACATCCAGGAGGGATTGCGGCTGGCCAGGAAGCTTCTGCTCGAGATCAACGAAATGGGCCTTCCGACGGCTAGCGAGTTCCTGGATGCGATCACCCCGCAGTATATCGACGATCTGGTGAGCTGGGCCGCGATCGGGGCCCGGACGACGGAATCCCAACTCCATCGGGAGATGGCGAGCGGGCTTTCGATGCCGGTGGGCTTCAAGAACGGGACCGACGGCTCGCTGCAGATCGCCGTCGACGCGCTGGGCGCCGCGCTGCACCCGCACAGCTTCGTCGGGATCGACCAGGAAGGGGTTACGAGCGTCATCCGGACCTCGGGAAATCCGTGGGGGCACGTGGTTTTGCGCGGCGGGCATAAGCGGAGCAATTACGACCCGGAGAGCATCCAGGAAGTTTGCACCCGGCTTTCCAAGGCAGGATTGCCGCAGCGGGTGATCGTGGACTGCAGCCACGCCAATTCGGCGAAGCGGCCCGCCGTGCAGGAGGCCGTGCTCGCGAACATCCTTGAGCAGCGGATCCGAGGAACGACCGCGATCATCGGGGCGATGCTCGAAAGCAACCTTTTCGAAGGCAGCCAGAGGATTCCCGAAGACCGCGCGCAGCTTCGCTACGGTGTCTCGGTGACAGACCCCTGCCTTTCCTGGGATACGACCGAGAAGCTGCTCCGCCGCAGCAGCCTGCGCCTCCAGGAAGCGCGCTCGGTCGAGTCGTGA
- a CDS encoding A/G-specific adenine glycosylase, with protein MKIERKFRRELHRRLLAWYRERAADLPWRRSADPYSILVSELMLQQTRVATVVAYYRRWMERFPDLFTLAAASEEEVLRLWEGLGYYARARNLLRIARLLVAEHGGRLPSKVEELERLPGIGRYTAGALASLAFGRRAPLVDANVRRLFRRLFALPEERAAESLWEIAAALLPAAQDCAAFNSALMEMGRTVCKPRKADCPVCPVAGLCPSRGQVVASRPKPPPTPCAESAALLAEAGRIWLEPSREARYRGFWRFPSFDPDSMRNLGEAACLWYSITRYRVRLTLFRAEWRAAEKGEGRWVSREELARLPLPAPHRRALAMAVRRGSSGEMPTEQDEARPGEAVALAETVR; from the coding sequence ATGAAGATCGAGAGGAAATTCCGCCGGGAGTTGCACCGGCGCTTGCTTGCCTGGTATCGAGAGCGGGCCGCGGATCTTCCCTGGAGACGAAGCGCCGATCCCTATTCGATTCTGGTTTCCGAACTGATGCTGCAGCAGACGCGCGTGGCAACGGTCGTCGCCTACTACCGGCGCTGGATGGAGCGCTTTCCGGACCTTTTCACCCTGGCGGCGGCGTCGGAGGAGGAGGTGCTTCGGCTATGGGAGGGGCTTGGCTACTACGCCCGTGCGCGCAATCTCCTGCGGATCGCGCGTCTGCTGGTGGCCGAGCACGGAGGCCGGCTGCCGTCGAAGGTGGAAGAGCTCGAGCGGCTTCCCGGGATCGGACGCTATACGGCGGGTGCCCTCGCCAGCCTCGCCTTCGGGCGGAGAGCTCCGCTGGTCGACGCGAACGTCCGCCGTCTCTTTCGCCGGCTCTTCGCGCTGCCGGAAGAGAGGGCGGCCGAGTCTCTATGGGAGATCGCCGCCGCCCTTCTGCCGGCGGCGCAGGATTGCGCGGCCTTCAACTCGGCGCTGATGGAGATGGGCCGCACGGTCTGCAAGCCGCGGAAGGCCGACTGCCCGGTCTGTCCGGTGGCGGGGCTCTGCCCCAGCCGCGGTCAAGTGGTCGCCTCGCGACCCAAGCCTCCCCCAACTCCCTGCGCGGAGAGCGCTGCTCTGCTCGCCGAAGCCGGCCGGATCTGGCTCGAGCCGTCGCGGGAAGCGCGGTATCGCGGCTTTTGGCGGTTCCCGAGCTTCGATCCGGACTCGATGAGGAACCTCGGGGAAGCCGCTTGCCTTTGGTATTCCATCACTCGCTATCGGGTGCGGCTCACGCTTTTCCGGGCCGAGTGGCGGGCCGCGGAGAAGGGAGAGGGAAGATGGGTTTCCCGGGAAGAGCTGGCGCGCCTGCCGCTGCCCGCTCCTCATCGAAGGGCCTTGGCGATGGCCGTGCGGCGGGGATCTTCCGGCGAAATGCCGACGGAACAGGACGAAGCCCGGCCTGGGGAAGCGGTTGCTCTTGCCGAGACCGTGCGCTAG
- the rnhC gene encoding ribonuclease HIII — MLPFLARTILRSKDFFSSGGAGSCPPPPPPSTFSFSLAPEQINELRERLRQKGFEMRSLPHGLFDARGPSLVVRAYRTGTVLIQGRAAADFVEMFLEPEILREVRIGPPETGKPEDDSPHAGSDECGKGDFFGPLVVAAVYVDPQTAPALRRLGVRDSKEIKSDAQAVRLGEEIRKAVRGRCAVVAIGPPKYNELYARFGNLNRLLAWAHAAALAEIARKVPSCPRALVDQFAKAPVLDRAIRQQGLSLRVDQKPRAESDIAVAAASLLARMEFLRRLVLLGKEAGRTLPKGASSPVLAAAQEIVRSQGADRLRALAKVHFRTFGRAAAVGASLEMRSSGPPEERVSPPLLRPSPEQV; from the coding sequence GTGCTCCCGTTTCTGGCGCGTACGATCCTCCGATCCAAGGATTTTTTCTCCTCGGGCGGCGCCGGTTCGTGCCCCCCTCCTCCGCCGCCGTCCACGTTTTCCTTCTCGCTGGCGCCCGAGCAGATCAACGAGCTGCGGGAGCGGCTGCGGCAGAAGGGATTTGAGATGCGGAGCCTACCGCACGGCCTCTTCGATGCGCGAGGGCCCTCGCTGGTCGTCCGCGCCTACCGGACCGGGACGGTACTCATCCAAGGGCGAGCGGCGGCCGATTTTGTTGAGATGTTCCTGGAACCGGAAATCCTCCGCGAAGTGCGGATCGGACCGCCGGAGACCGGCAAGCCCGAGGACGACTCGCCGCACGCCGGTTCGGACGAGTGCGGGAAAGGCGACTTCTTCGGACCCTTGGTCGTCGCTGCTGTGTACGTCGATCCTCAGACCGCGCCCGCGCTGCGCCGCCTCGGGGTGCGGGACAGCAAGGAAATCAAGAGCGACGCACAGGCCGTCCGCCTCGGGGAAGAGATCCGCAAGGCGGTGCGCGGACGGTGCGCCGTGGTCGCCATCGGACCACCCAAGTATAACGAGCTCTACGCGCGTTTCGGCAATCTCAACCGGCTGCTCGCTTGGGCGCATGCTGCCGCCCTCGCCGAGATCGCGCGCAAGGTCCCCTCCTGCCCGCGCGCGCTGGTCGATCAGTTTGCCAAGGCCCCCGTCCTCGACCGGGCGATCCGGCAGCAGGGGCTCTCCCTCCGGGTCGACCAGAAACCCAGGGCGGAATCCGACATCGCGGTGGCAGCCGCCTCGCTTCTGGCGCGAATGGAGTTTCTCCGCCGGCTCGTCCTTCTCGGGAAGGAAGCGGGAAGAACTCTCCCGAAGGGAGCTTCGTCCCCTGTTCTGGCGGCGGCGCAGGAAATCGTCCGCAGCCAAGGCGCCGACCGCCTCCGGGCCTTGGCCAAGGTACACTTCCGCACCTTCGGCCGGGCGGCGGCGGTCGGCGCCTCCCTGGAGATGCGCAGCTCCGGGCCCCCCGAGGAGAGGGTCTCGCCGCCGCTCTTGCGCCCGTCTCCCGAGCAAGTATGA